Proteins found in one Planctomycetes bacterium MalM25 genomic segment:
- the cysD gene encoding Sulfate adenylyltransferase subunit 2, giving the protein MSYNLTHLKQLEAESIHIIREVAAEFDNPVMLYSVGKDSACMVRLAEKAFAPGKPPFPLMHVDTTWKFKEMIEFRDSYVKNDLGWDLIVHSNEEGIQEGVGPFTHGSDVHTRIMKTVALKQALDKHGFDAAFGGARRDEEKSRAKERVYSFRDKSHAWDPKNQRPELWNLYNGRVNRSLGESIRVFPISNWTELDVWQYIHLEKIPIPDLYFSKKRKVVMKDGVLIQVNDDRMPIEEDDVIEEKMVRFRTLGCYPLTGAVESEATTLPEIIQEMLLTTTSERQGRVIDHDQAGSMEEKKKEGYF; this is encoded by the coding sequence GTGTCGTACAACCTGACGCACCTCAAGCAGCTTGAGGCCGAGAGCATCCACATCATCCGCGAGGTGGCCGCCGAGTTCGACAACCCGGTGATGCTGTACTCGGTCGGCAAGGACTCCGCCTGCATGGTCCGGCTCGCCGAGAAGGCGTTCGCTCCGGGCAAGCCGCCGTTTCCCTTGATGCACGTCGACACGACGTGGAAGTTCAAGGAGATGATCGAGTTCCGCGACAGCTACGTGAAGAACGACCTCGGCTGGGACCTGATCGTCCACAGCAACGAAGAGGGAATCCAAGAGGGCGTCGGGCCGTTCACCCATGGCTCAGACGTCCACACCCGGATCATGAAGACCGTCGCGCTCAAGCAGGCGCTCGACAAGCACGGCTTCGACGCGGCGTTTGGCGGCGCTCGGCGGGACGAGGAGAAGTCGCGAGCGAAGGAGCGCGTCTACAGCTTCCGCGACAAGAGCCACGCCTGGGACCCCAAGAACCAGCGCCCCGAGCTGTGGAACCTGTACAACGGCCGCGTGAACCGCAGCCTCGGCGAATCGATCCGCGTCTTCCCGATCAGCAACTGGACCGAGCTCGACGTCTGGCAGTACATCCACCTCGAGAAGATCCCGATCCCCGACCTGTACTTCTCGAAGAAGCGGAAGGTCGTCATGAAGGATGGCGTGCTGATCCAGGTCAACGACGACCGCATGCCGATCGAAGAGGACGACGTCATCGAAGAGAAGATGGTCCGCTTCCGCACACTCGGGTGCTACCCGCTAACGGGCGCCGTTGAGAGCGAGGCGACAACCCTCCCCGAGATCATCCAAGAGATGCTGCTCACCACCACGAGCGAACGCCAAGGCCGCGTGATCGACCACGACCAAGCGGGCAGCATGGAAGAGAAGAAGAAAGAGGGCTACTTCTAA